CTATATTTATACCGAATTCCAGATTGCCGATTATGTCAATCGGGAAGAGGGGATTCGCGTTCAGGAGGTCAGCCTTTTCCTGACCCGCAACACCGTGGTCACGGTTCATTATGAGCCGCATCGGATTTTCAATTATCTCTATAACCGCGCCACCCGCGATGAACGTCTCCTTTCAAGGGGAGCGGAATTCTTGTTTCATACCCTCCTTGATGTCATGGTGGACAATTATAATAATATCCTGGAATTCTTTGAGATGGAAGTCGACCAGATTGAAGATTCAGTGCTGCGCGAACCGGACGCCGAGACGGTAAAGAAAATCTTTACTTTGAGACGTGATATTTACCAGTTGAAGCGAATCGCCCTGCCGCAGAAAGAGATGATAGGGCATATTCTCCGGGGACAGTTTGCGCTTATTTCAGACCGGGCTCAGCTCTATTTTAACGATATCTATGACCATCTGACAAGAATCATCGAACTTTCGGAGTCCCATAGGGATACCCTGGTTTCGG
The Candidatus Zixiibacteriota bacterium genome window above contains:
- the corA gene encoding magnesium/cobalt transporter CorA, whose amino-acid sequence is MIRSFYWKSGQPVQKIEGIADFDSLFADPDIVLWIDLLDPTDQESFILTHDFHFHPLAIEDVISEEDAISELPRSKIDDYKNYIYTEFQIADYVNREEGIRVQEVSLFLTRNTVVTVHYEPHRIFNYLYNRATRDERLLSRGAEFLFHTLLDVMVDNYNNILEFFEMEVDQIEDSVLREPDAETVKKIFTLRRDIYQLKRIALPQKEMIGHILRGQFALISDRAQLYFNDIYDHLTRIIELSESHRDTLVSALEAYYSSVSTKTNEIIKVLTIFTVILMPPTFLVGIWGMNFRHMPELEWKYGYLFFWILLVVIMIIMLFFFKKKKWL